Proteins from a genomic interval of uncultured Methanocorpusculum sp.:
- a CDS encoding 3-isopropylmalate dehydratase small subunit: MGRAWKFGDDIDTDAIIPGRFLTIYDPKELASHAFEGTRNEFAAEAKDGDVIVAGRNFGCGSSREHAPLALKGAGIEFVVAKSFARIFYRNAINTGVLPLVCPDTDKIADGTEVFVNLSQAYIEADKKQYPLEPIPEFMMRIVEAGGLVEYAKMRGNK; this comes from the coding sequence ATGGGCAGAGCATGGAAATTCGGCGACGACATCGATACCGATGCGATCATCCCTGGCCGGTTCCTGACGATCTATGATCCAAAAGAGCTTGCATCGCATGCATTTGAAGGCACGCGCAATGAATTTGCTGCGGAAGCAAAAGACGGCGATGTGATCGTTGCCGGCAGAAACTTCGGCTGCGGTTCATCACGCGAGCATGCCCCGCTCGCACTGAAAGGAGCCGGCATCGAATTTGTCGTTGCTAAATCGTTTGCGAGGATCTTCTACCGGAATGCGATAAACACCGGTGTCTTACCGCTTGTTTGTCCGGATACGGACAAAATTGCCGACGGCACCGAGGTTTTCGTGAATCTCAGTCAGGCATACATCGAAGCAGACAAAAAACAGTATCCGCTTGAACCGATTCCTGAGTTCATGATGAGAATAGTCGAGGCCGGCGGCCTTGTTGAATACGCAAAAATGCGAGGAAATAAATGA